A DNA window from Fodinibius sp. Rm-B-1B1-1 contains the following coding sequences:
- the rpsP gene encoding 30S ribosomal protein S16, with product MLRIRLQRRGRKKRPIHHIVVADNRKPRDGRIIEDLGRFDNVTPNNQLDLDRERALHWLKQGAQPTDTVRSIFKNQGIMYEMHLYRWGKSEEEIEEALAEWRERREEKEEKVPTRKERQQALLEAEEKEFQKQLKKKAEEAAKEKAKQEALASDEEEEEDADEATAEADEAEAADEDDQQEAEAQEETADEEVEEAADEETEEVEAQEEESGDDSEEETEAQEEYDETEEEVEASDDEEEDTEDAADEDEEESKAEGQVSTDMLAKEAIEHIENTPLDELEGFVPEDEDRVTVQRALDDKKENS from the coding sequence TTGTTAAGAATAAGATTACAACGTAGAGGTCGAAAAAAGCGACCTATCCATCATATTGTTGTTGCGGATAACCGCAAGCCCAGAGATGGACGCATTATTGAAGATTTAGGTCGTTTTGATAACGTAACACCCAACAACCAGCTTGATCTGGACAGAGAACGTGCACTACACTGGTTAAAGCAAGGTGCTCAACCAACTGATACCGTTCGTTCTATTTTCAAGAACCAAGGTATCATGTACGAAATGCACTTGTACCGTTGGGGCAAGTCGGAAGAAGAAATTGAAGAAGCTCTTGCTGAGTGGCGTGAACGTCGCGAGGAGAAGGAGGAAAAAGTTCCTACGCGCAAAGAACGTCAACAGGCACTATTAGAAGCCGAGGAAAAAGAATTCCAGAAGCAGCTTAAAAAGAAAGCTGAAGAGGCTGCCAAAGAAAAAGCTAAGCAGGAAGCTCTTGCATCTGACGAAGAGGAAGAAGAGGATGCTGATGAAGCTACTGCAGAGGCAGATGAGGCCGAGGCCGCTGATGAAGATGATCAGCAAGAAGCCGAAGCACAAGAAGAAACAGCAGACGAAGAAGTAGAGGAAGCTGCTGATGAAGAAACGGAAGAAGTCGAAGCTCAAGAGGAAGAGTCTGGCGACGATTCTGAAGAAGAGACTGAAGCTCAGGAAGAATATGACGAAACTGAGGAAGAGGTTGAAGCTTCTGATGATGAAGAGGAAGATACGGAAGACGCTGCAGATGAGGATGAAGAAGAATCAAAAGCAGAAGGACAAGTATCTACCGATATGTTAGCGAAAGAAGCTATTGAACATATCGAGAATACACCTCTTGATGAGCTTGAAGGCTTTGTCCCTGAAGACGAAGATCGGGTCACCGTTCAACGTGCTTTGGATGACAAGAAAGAGAATAGTTAA
- a CDS encoding DNA internalization-related competence protein ComEC/Rec2, producing MSIHQTYQFPFASYPAVRLALLLIAGIIADYQLDVSISIWLVLFGICGLTYLTAELIYHRLLGNKIYNTAILSYLALIICFGGTWHSLWDYRSAPNHAQVINTYTWHELTFSGNIQQVKQTSTGKLQVDVSVDSTVFPDKLSWDKSYNLRAVLNPDDLSIPNALTLGNRITFTATVYPLEEKRNPSQFDYKQYLASQNIYSQVGIKEITSIKVNSNPWRWSYLRKHVLNAIDHNFSQQTSSLAKALLIGYKNELAREEKISFSRAGLSHIMAVSGLHVGFLLLPFWFVIPFFWTIKYGKQIGITLLGFVLLIYAGLTDFSASVTRASLVGMLLAYGKLFHKVRDSKNLTAVAALIILLINPSDLFSIGFQLSFGAVYIILLTAPVIQRGLPNWIRFKWYGEPIMIIIISFLVQVGLFPLLAYYFGEFSLIGPLANAFVIPFLGVAVPLALLLLLIYPFSPTAAQTLNYPIDLFLQWLNRFVDYTATLPWSWVQIHIDSLLFFGMWITAIFLIASLPIPKMRWKMLIVFLIACCLHQSNQLIKKIKPAPLQVTFFDVGQGDAALVSTPSNKHFLIDVGRWQPDYNSAKYIIIPHLKEEGIDKLDAVFLSHPHADHIGGILEIIDAIPVDTIYNSGTHYDSNLYSSYRKKAVQKNIPIKALTAGDQVNIDPTLRLFVYGPEPSNSSANVNNRSLVLELVYGETEFLFMGDAEEQQEHNLTKNFPKLLNTNFLKVGHHGSKTSSGYELLELASPDIGMVSLAKQNRFGHPHQKATQRLHQYIPTLYFTSLDKALTFVSDGSQIYRK from the coding sequence GTGAGTATTCATCAGACATATCAATTTCCCTTTGCCTCGTACCCTGCCGTACGATTAGCACTGCTGTTGATAGCAGGCATTATTGCAGACTATCAGCTTGATGTTTCTATCTCTATCTGGCTGGTACTGTTCGGCATTTGTGGACTTACATACCTAACGGCCGAACTGATCTACCACCGGTTGCTGGGCAATAAAATTTATAATACAGCTATACTCTCCTACTTAGCTCTTATCATTTGTTTTGGGGGCACCTGGCATTCCCTTTGGGATTATCGCTCAGCGCCCAATCACGCGCAAGTGATCAACACTTATACATGGCATGAACTCACCTTTTCGGGCAATATCCAACAGGTCAAACAAACCAGCACCGGCAAACTGCAGGTAGATGTGAGTGTAGATTCCACGGTTTTCCCAGATAAATTAAGCTGGGATAAGTCATATAACTTGCGAGCAGTTTTAAATCCCGATGATTTGTCTATTCCGAATGCGTTGACGTTAGGAAATCGCATCACCTTTACGGCTACCGTGTATCCATTAGAAGAAAAACGTAACCCGTCTCAGTTTGACTACAAACAGTATTTAGCCTCTCAAAACATCTACAGCCAGGTAGGTATCAAAGAAATAACTTCCATCAAAGTAAATAGTAATCCTTGGCGCTGGAGCTACCTGCGCAAACACGTTCTTAATGCCATCGATCACAATTTTAGCCAACAAACCTCATCACTGGCCAAGGCGCTACTCATCGGATATAAAAACGAGCTCGCTCGAGAAGAAAAGATCTCATTCTCCCGCGCCGGACTTTCCCATATCATGGCTGTCTCGGGCCTGCACGTAGGATTTCTTTTACTTCCTTTTTGGTTCGTTATCCCCTTCTTTTGGACCATTAAATACGGTAAACAGATAGGCATTACCCTTCTTGGCTTTGTGCTACTTATTTACGCAGGGCTAACTGACTTTTCGGCCTCCGTTACCCGTGCCTCACTCGTAGGCATGTTATTAGCCTACGGCAAACTCTTCCATAAGGTTCGTGACTCCAAAAACCTGACGGCTGTGGCAGCACTCATAATTTTACTTATCAATCCCTCCGACCTCTTTTCCATCGGATTCCAACTCTCCTTTGGCGCTGTTTATATCATCCTGCTCACCGCACCCGTTATTCAGCGGGGGTTACCCAATTGGATTCGTTTCAAATGGTACGGCGAACCGATCATGATTATCATCATTTCCTTTCTTGTGCAAGTAGGACTCTTTCCTTTATTAGCCTACTACTTTGGTGAATTTTCCCTCATTGGTCCGCTGGCTAATGCCTTCGTCATTCCCTTTCTTGGGGTTGCCGTGCCTTTGGCGCTGCTTCTGCTACTCATTTATCCATTTTCTCCAACTGCAGCCCAAACGCTCAATTACCCTATCGATTTATTCCTGCAGTGGCTTAATCGCTTTGTGGATTATACCGCAACCCTTCCCTGGAGCTGGGTACAAATCCACATTGATAGCCTGCTATTTTTTGGGATGTGGATTACTGCCATTTTCCTTATTGCATCGCTCCCCATTCCAAAAATGCGCTGGAAGATGCTCATTGTCTTTTTAATAGCCTGCTGCCTACATCAAAGCAACCAACTCATCAAAAAAATAAAACCAGCACCATTACAAGTAACATTTTTCGACGTCGGACAGGGTGACGCTGCGCTCGTTTCAACGCCCAGCAACAAACACTTTCTGATTGATGTCGGACGATGGCAGCCCGATTACAACAGTGCGAAATATATCATCATCCCGCATCTTAAAGAAGAAGGCATAGACAAGCTGGATGCGGTATTTTTATCCCATCCGCACGCTGATCACATCGGCGGCATTCTGGAAATCATAGATGCCATCCCAGTAGACACTATCTACAATTCGGGGACGCATTACGATTCCAACTTATACAGCTCATATCGCAAGAAAGCTGTCCAAAAGAATATCCCCATTAAAGCACTTACGGCCGGCGATCAGGTGAACATCGACCCCACATTACGACTTTTTGTTTATGGCCCTGAACCTTCAAACTCATCAGCCAACGTCAATAACAGATCACTGGTGCTCGAACTGGTTTACGGGGAAACCGAATTCCTATTTATGGGTGATGCCGAAGAGCAGCAAGAACATAACCTAACGAAGAACTTTCCCAAGTTGCTCAATACAAACTTTCTAAAAGTAGGTCACCATGGAAGTAAAACCAGTTCGGGTTATGAGCTCTTGGAATTAGCTTCACCAGATATCGGAATGGTATCACTGGCAAAACAAAATCGATTTGGCCATCCGCACCAAAAAGCAACGCAGAGATTGCATCAATATATACCTACGCTTTACTTTACAAGCTTAGATAAAGCTTTAACTTTTGTTTCAGATGGGTCTCAAATATACCGGAAATAA
- the aat gene encoding leucyl/phenylalanyl-tRNA--protein transferase, with translation MLTPEELLNAYANGIFPMADSRDDPEAKWYSSSRRGIIPLDEFHVSSNVQRIVRNQHYHIKFDYNFRQVMEACADRDSTWISHEIIESYCRLHELGHAHSVSVWDQKWELVGGQYGVSLGAAFFGESLFGWAKEASKVALYWTHQALLQGGFELWDTQFWTEHLAQFGCIEISAEEYEKRLKKALKKEAEFSVAHKK, from the coding sequence ATGCTCACTCCAGAAGAATTATTAAACGCCTATGCCAACGGTATTTTCCCGATGGCCGATTCACGGGATGATCCTGAAGCTAAATGGTATAGCTCAAGTCGACGTGGCATAATACCACTGGATGAATTTCATGTCTCTTCTAACGTGCAGCGGATCGTTCGTAATCAGCACTATCACATCAAATTTGATTATAACTTTCGTCAGGTGATGGAAGCCTGCGCTGATCGGGATTCAACGTGGATATCCCATGAAATTATCGAGTCGTATTGCCGTTTGCATGAGTTGGGTCATGCGCATTCGGTGAGTGTTTGGGATCAAAAATGGGAGCTGGTTGGCGGGCAGTATGGCGTTTCACTGGGTGCAGCCTTTTTTGGAGAATCCCTGTTTGGTTGGGCCAAAGAAGCCTCGAAAGTGGCACTGTATTGGACTCACCAGGCATTGCTACAAGGTGGCTTTGAGCTTTGGGATACGCAATTTTGGACGGAGCACCTGGCACAGTTTGGGTGTATTGAAATATCGGCCGAGGAGTATGAAAAGCGGTTAAAAAAGGCTCTCAAAAAAGAGGCTGAGTTTAGTGTTGCGCATAAGAAGTAA
- a CDS encoding enoyl-ACP reductase, producing the protein MADQQGYGLLKGKKGLIFGALDDRSIAWRIALACKREGAEFSLSNAPVALRFGDLDDLAEETGAEVFPCDVTNEDEIEELMQNVKEEHGQIDFMLHAIGMSPNVRKKKGYEELNYNWLQQTLDISSVSLHKVIRYADEADILADGGSIVALSYIGAQRIFSKYSDMNDAKALLESIARNYGSRLADRGIRVNTVSQAPTKTSAGSGIKGFDGMYTFADKLAPMGNPTADECADYCVTLFSDLTRKVTMQNLYHDGGFVTAGINEEMINDLAEMYADDEGDE; encoded by the coding sequence ATGGCTGACCAACAAGGATATGGACTGCTTAAGGGAAAGAAGGGATTGATCTTTGGTGCCCTTGATGATCGCAGTATCGCATGGAGAATCGCCTTAGCGTGTAAACGTGAGGGGGCAGAGTTTTCATTATCCAACGCTCCGGTGGCCCTGCGATTCGGGGATCTGGATGATCTTGCCGAAGAAACGGGGGCGGAAGTTTTTCCCTGCGATGTGACGAATGAAGATGAAATAGAAGAGCTGATGCAGAACGTAAAAGAAGAGCACGGTCAAATTGACTTCATGCTTCACGCCATCGGGATGTCTCCCAATGTGCGTAAAAAGAAGGGCTACGAAGAGCTCAATTATAACTGGTTGCAGCAAACGCTGGATATCTCTTCGGTATCACTGCACAAAGTTATCCGCTATGCAGATGAAGCTGATATCTTGGCTGACGGCGGGAGTATTGTTGCGCTTTCGTACATTGGCGCGCAGCGCATTTTTTCAAAATACAGCGATATGAATGATGCCAAAGCGCTGCTCGAAAGTATCGCCCGAAATTATGGTAGTCGCCTGGCCGATCGCGGTATTCGCGTGAATACGGTATCGCAGGCACCGACCAAAACATCAGCAGGAAGTGGTATTAAAGGTTTTGACGGGATGTATACTTTTGCTGACAAGTTGGCTCCGATGGGGAATCCTACGGCTGATGAGTGTGCGGATTATTGCGTAACATTGTTTTCTGATCTTACGCGTAAGGTGACCATGCAGAATCTGTATCACGATGGCGGATTTGTCACAGCGGGAATTAATGAGGAGATGATTAACGACCTGGCTGAAATGTATGCCGATGATGAAGGGGATGAGTAA
- the dxs gene encoding 1-deoxy-D-xylulose-5-phosphate synthase — translation MEFEKVTPGPLLAEIDSPDDLKKLGPEQLVDVCDELRDFIIDIVSIHGGHFGASLGTVEMTVALHYVYNTPKDLLLWDVGHQAYGHKILTGRRDNFHTNRKYGGLSGFPKRSESKYDTFGVGHSSTSISAGLGMAVSRDLDESDKKVVSVIGDGAMTGGLAYEAMNNAGVMNSDILVILNDNNMSIDPNVGAMKEYLTEITTSKTFNKLRDEIYDMLGHFKSAGEKMRTMASKLEKAISTAITPGGLFQALGFKYYGPVDGHNVDAMRRHLEDLKDIPGPKLLHAVTVKGKGFAPAEREQTKWHAQSSPFDKITGKQIDPDTTPKPPKYQHVFGEAVVELADENEDIVGITPAMPSGSSLWPLMNKYPDRAFDVGIAEQHSITFAAGLAAEGKKAFAAIYSTFLQRAYDQVIHDVAIQKLPVVFCIDRAGLVGADGPTHHGLYDISYLRSVPNMIVSSPMNEEELRDMMYTASKYDDCAWAIRYPRGRATGMDYPEGFKDMEIGKGQKLRDGDEIAILSFGPFGNYVMEAADDLAEEGIKVGHFNMRFAKPLDTDLIDEICHTYERIITIEDGTRLGGFGSAVAEYLADKPHHIPTTIMGVPDRIVEHGTQEELHHEVGLDPEGIKKKIREVHESASLKA, via the coding sequence ATGGAATTTGAAAAAGTAACGCCCGGTCCACTCTTAGCAGAAATTGATTCGCCCGATGATCTCAAAAAGCTCGGTCCAGAGCAATTGGTAGATGTCTGTGATGAGCTCCGGGATTTTATTATCGATATCGTCTCGATTCATGGCGGACACTTTGGTGCCAGTTTGGGAACGGTAGAAATGACTGTAGCCCTGCACTATGTCTACAATACGCCCAAAGATCTGCTGCTTTGGGATGTGGGACACCAGGCATACGGACATAAAATACTTACCGGGCGGCGTGATAATTTTCACACAAACCGCAAATACGGTGGACTTTCGGGTTTTCCAAAGCGAAGTGAAAGTAAATATGACACTTTTGGTGTTGGACATTCCAGCACCTCTATTTCAGCAGGTCTTGGCATGGCCGTCTCTCGTGATTTAGATGAAAGTGATAAAAAAGTGGTTTCGGTTATTGGAGATGGCGCCATGACCGGCGGACTTGCTTATGAAGCGATGAATAATGCCGGGGTTATGAATTCGGATATCTTGGTCATCCTCAATGACAATAACATGTCGATTGACCCCAATGTGGGAGCCATGAAAGAATATCTCACCGAAATTACGACCAGTAAAACATTTAACAAACTGCGTGACGAGATTTATGACATGCTGGGCCATTTTAAATCAGCTGGTGAAAAAATGCGCACGATGGCCTCAAAACTGGAAAAAGCGATTTCTACGGCCATCACGCCCGGTGGCCTCTTCCAGGCATTAGGCTTTAAATACTATGGTCCCGTTGACGGACACAATGTGGATGCTATGCGTCGACATTTGGAAGACCTAAAAGACATCCCGGGTCCCAAATTATTGCATGCCGTTACCGTTAAGGGAAAAGGGTTTGCTCCGGCCGAACGGGAACAAACGAAATGGCATGCCCAAAGTAGTCCCTTCGATAAAATTACCGGTAAGCAGATCGACCCTGATACTACTCCAAAACCACCAAAGTACCAGCACGTTTTTGGGGAAGCGGTGGTAGAGCTTGCGGATGAGAATGAAGATATCGTAGGTATTACTCCAGCCATGCCCAGCGGGTCAAGCCTGTGGCCACTGATGAACAAGTATCCCGACCGCGCTTTTGATGTCGGCATTGCCGAACAGCATTCCATCACCTTTGCAGCGGGATTAGCGGCCGAAGGCAAAAAAGCGTTTGCAGCTATCTATTCCACCTTCTTGCAGCGCGCATACGATCAGGTAATTCACGATGTAGCCATTCAAAAGCTGCCAGTCGTCTTCTGTATTGATCGTGCTGGGTTAGTCGGTGCCGATGGTCCTACACACCACGGGCTGTATGACATTTCGTATCTCCGCAGCGTACCTAACATGATTGTTTCTTCACCGATGAATGAGGAAGAACTTCGTGATATGATGTATACGGCCTCAAAATATGATGACTGCGCTTGGGCCATTCGCTACCCCCGTGGACGTGCGACCGGCATGGATTATCCTGAAGGCTTTAAGGATATGGAAATAGGGAAGGGACAAAAACTGCGTGATGGCGACGAAATTGCAATCTTGAGTTTTGGTCCATTTGGCAACTACGTGATGGAAGCCGCTGATGATTTGGCCGAAGAAGGCATTAAAGTAGGACACTTTAACATGCGGTTTGCCAAACCGCTGGATACCGATCTGATTGACGAAATCTGTCATACCTACGAGCGTATTATCACCATCGAAGATGGCACTCGTCTGGGCGGATTCGGCAGTGCCGTTGCGGAATATCTTGCTGATAAACCGCATCACATTCCCACAACCATTATGGGTGTACCTGACCGTATCGTAGAACACGGTACGCAAGAGGAACTTCATCACGAGGTTGGACTTGATCCGGAAGGCATTAAGAAAAAAATACGCGAAGTGCATGAATCGGCATCTCTGAAGGCTTAG
- the xseB gene encoding exodeoxyribonuclease VII small subunit — protein MSEKERPSFEEALKRLEEVVNQLEDESISLEESIDLYEEGIKLSKICTETLEEAELRIQKVADQHADDNEKK, from the coding sequence ATGTCCGAAAAGGAACGTCCGAGCTTCGAAGAAGCTTTAAAAAGACTGGAAGAAGTTGTAAATCAGCTTGAAGACGAATCTATTTCTCTTGAAGAATCGATTGATCTGTACGAAGAAGGAATAAAACTCTCCAAAATTTGCACAGAAACACTTGAAGAGGCAGAGCTGCGCATCCAAAAAGTAGCCGACCAGCATGCCGATGATAATGAAAAGAAATAA
- a CDS encoding zinc-dependent metalloprotease yields MKRLSVFLFTLLFITATGFSQDLPSISKETQGLEKEEGFFTYYWDDSSGKIWLEIDKFNTEFLYVNSLAAGVGSNDIGLDRNQLGDDRIVKFERRGPKVLMVQPNYSYRAITDNPKEQESVRDAFAQSVLWGFEVAAQEGDRVLVDATDFLMRDAHGVSERLQRSNEGNFSVDNSRSALYREATMNFPKNTEFEATLTFTGSNPGGQVRSVTPTSDAITVRQHHSFVELPDDDFKPRTFDPRAGYFGISYQDYSTPVGESLTKRFITKHRLKKKNPAAEMSEPVEPIVYYLDPGTPEPIRGALLDGARWWNEAFEAAGYQDAFRVEVLPDSAHPMDVRYNMINWVHRSTRGWSYGSSVVDPRTGEIIKGHVLLGSLRVRQDYLIAEGLLSPYKEGASFEKYDPMLEMALARIRQLSAHEVGHTIGLAHNFAASTNNRASVMDYPAPKVNITQDSTLDLSDAYDTGIGEWDKVAVEYGYKDVSGLPSKEAALNNVLEGAIDDGLLFISDSDARPAGGAHPKAHLWDNGEDAVDQLHHIMDVRDIALQNFSESNIPQGTPMAKLEDALVPIYLFHRYQIDGTVKLIGGQNYSYNLRGDSQVGPEPVPDSTQRAALDAMLKTLSAEQLTMPERIVELIPPRPIGYYDSRELFNSHTDPTFDPLSAAETAAAMSAELLFNTERAARLVQSEAHNADNLGLGDMLDTLIDRTWKQPVADGYKGAVQNTVNHVVLYQMMNLAADDQASSQVRAVTNFKLEALREWMREEAENRAEKEQRIASLLYGYRTLQQFKDEGEMFMPTEPLTPPPGSPIGSDELGFMQCSFR; encoded by the coding sequence ATGAAGCGACTTTCTGTTTTCTTATTTACACTTCTATTTATAACAGCAACCGGTTTTTCCCAAGATCTTCCTTCCATTAGCAAGGAAACGCAAGGACTTGAAAAGGAGGAGGGATTTTTCACCTATTACTGGGATGATTCCAGTGGGAAGATTTGGCTGGAGATCGACAAGTTTAATACGGAGTTTCTGTATGTTAATTCGCTTGCCGCAGGAGTTGGCTCGAATGATATTGGACTCGATCGTAATCAGCTGGGCGACGATCGAATCGTAAAATTTGAGCGTCGTGGCCCCAAGGTCCTGATGGTACAGCCAAACTATTCGTATCGGGCCATCACCGATAATCCCAAAGAACAAGAGTCGGTGCGTGATGCTTTTGCGCAATCAGTGTTGTGGGGATTTGAGGTTGCGGCACAGGAAGGAGATCGCGTGCTTGTTGATGCTACCGATTTTCTAATGCGGGATGCCCACGGCGTCAGTGAGCGGTTACAACGCAGTAACGAAGGAAACTTTAGTGTAGATAACAGTCGCTCGGCTTTGTATCGCGAGGCAACGATGAACTTCCCCAAAAATACAGAATTCGAAGCTACGCTTACGTTTACGGGCAGTAATCCCGGCGGACAAGTTCGCTCGGTAACCCCTACATCTGATGCAATCACTGTTCGTCAACACCACTCATTTGTGGAGCTGCCGGATGATGATTTTAAGCCCCGAACGTTTGATCCTCGTGCGGGATATTTTGGCATCAGCTACCAGGATTACAGCACGCCGGTTGGAGAATCGCTCACCAAACGATTTATCACCAAGCATCGGCTTAAGAAGAAAAATCCAGCTGCGGAGATGAGTGAGCCTGTTGAGCCTATTGTTTATTATTTAGACCCGGGAACGCCTGAGCCTATTCGTGGTGCACTGCTGGATGGTGCCCGTTGGTGGAATGAGGCTTTTGAGGCGGCAGGTTATCAGGATGCGTTTCGCGTAGAGGTGTTGCCAGATAGTGCTCACCCCATGGACGTGCGCTATAATATGATTAACTGGGTGCACCGGTCAACGCGTGGCTGGTCGTACGGTTCGTCAGTGGTGGATCCGCGGACGGGAGAAATCATCAAGGGTCACGTGCTACTGGGATCGCTGCGCGTGCGACAGGATTATTTAATTGCTGAGGGATTGTTATCCCCATATAAAGAGGGAGCAAGTTTTGAGAAATATGATCCCATGCTGGAGATGGCGCTGGCACGAATTCGCCAGCTTTCTGCACACGAAGTTGGTCACACTATTGGTCTCGCACACAATTTTGCGGCCAGCACCAACAATCGTGCTTCGGTTATGGATTATCCGGCTCCCAAAGTGAATATTACTCAAGATAGTACACTGGACCTGTCTGATGCCTATGATACGGGCATTGGCGAATGGGATAAGGTGGCCGTTGAATATGGGTATAAGGATGTTTCGGGTCTGCCAAGTAAAGAGGCCGCGCTAAATAATGTGCTTGAAGGTGCGATAGATGATGGGTTGCTTTTTATCTCAGATTCGGATGCACGTCCCGCAGGAGGAGCTCATCCTAAAGCTCACCTCTGGGATAACGGCGAAGATGCGGTCGATCAGCTGCATCATATTATGGATGTGCGGGATATTGCCTTGCAGAACTTTTCGGAATCAAATATACCACAAGGTACCCCAATGGCTAAGCTGGAAGATGCCTTGGTGCCTATCTACTTATTTCACCGTTACCAAATTGACGGTACGGTTAAATTAATTGGTGGACAAAATTACAGTTACAACCTTCGTGGAGATAGTCAGGTCGGTCCTGAACCAGTACCGGATTCTACCCAGCGGGCTGCTTTGGATGCTATGCTCAAAACGCTGTCTGCGGAACAGCTGACCATGCCCGAACGCATTGTGGAACTAATACCACCACGTCCCATAGGCTATTATGATTCCCGTGAATTGTTTAACAGTCATACCGATCCTACGTTTGATCCGTTGAGTGCAGCGGAAACAGCGGCAGCAATGTCCGCAGAATTATTGTTCAATACCGAACGGGCAGCCCGGTTAGTACAGTCAGAAGCGCACAATGCAGATAACCTGGGCCTTGGTGATATGTTGGATACCTTAATTGATCGGACTTGGAAGCAGCCGGTTGCTGATGGGTATAAAGGAGCTGTTCAAAATACGGTTAATCACGTTGTTTTATACCAGATGATGAATTTAGCTGCGGATGATCAGGCGTCATCACAAGTACGTGCCGTTACCAATTTTAAGCTTGAAGCGTTGCGTGAGTGGATGCGTGAAGAGGCCGAAAATCGAGCAGAAAAAGAACAGCGCATCGCATCTCTTTTATATGGATATCGTACGTTGCAGCAGTTTAAAGACGAGGGAGAAATGTTTATGCCCACCGAGCCGTTGACTCCACCACCGGGGTCGCCCATTGGATCTGATGAGCTCGGGTTTATGCAGTGTAGTTTTAGGTAG
- the ffh gene encoding signal recognition particle protein, with product MFQDLSSKLDSAFQKLKGEAKITDVNIAETVREIRRALLDADVNYEVAKEFTNKVKERAMGEDVLTAVNPGQQFTKIVHDELTDILGQERVDISVAHTPPTVILIAGLQGSGKTTFSAKLARYLKQENNRNPILAAADVYRPAAIDQLKTLADSIDVPVYSINQQDAVRVAKEAVNMAKSLALDTVIIDTAGRMHVDEEMMDEVAEIKKAVEPDETLFIVDSMTGQDAVNTAKEFNETINYDGVVLTKLDGDTRGGAALSIKKVVQKPIKFVSTGEKLDALAPFYPERMSKRILGMGDVVSLVEKAQKEFDEEEAQKLQKKIKSDEFDLDDFYQQLQQVKGMGNIQDLVGMIPGAGKALQEADTEIDEDSFKPIEAIICSMTPEEKHNPDILNATRKRRIAKGSGTRVSDINDLLKQFEQMKKMMKSFSGMGKMGKLMQGMKGMKGNLPFG from the coding sequence ATGTTTCAAGATCTCTCATCAAAATTAGATAGCGCCTTTCAGAAACTGAAAGGAGAAGCTAAGATCACCGACGTCAACATTGCGGAAACGGTGAGAGAAATACGTCGCGCTCTGCTCGATGCCGATGTGAACTACGAGGTTGCCAAAGAGTTCACGAACAAGGTAAAAGAGCGTGCGATGGGAGAAGACGTGCTTACCGCCGTCAATCCCGGTCAGCAGTTTACGAAAATTGTACATGATGAGCTGACCGATATCTTGGGTCAAGAGCGTGTGGACATTTCTGTTGCACATACGCCACCGACCGTTATTCTGATTGCCGGCTTGCAAGGTTCTGGTAAAACAACCTTCAGCGCTAAGCTGGCTCGTTACTTGAAACAGGAAAACAATCGTAATCCTATTTTAGCCGCGGCCGACGTTTATCGTCCGGCAGCTATTGATCAGCTCAAAACACTGGCCGACTCTATTGACGTGCCGGTCTACTCCATCAATCAGCAAGATGCTGTGCGCGTGGCCAAAGAGGCCGTAAACATGGCCAAAAGTCTGGCATTAGATACCGTTATCATTGATACAGCCGGACGTATGCACGTGGATGAAGAAATGATGGATGAGGTGGCTGAAATTAAAAAGGCGGTTGAACCCGATGAAACATTATTCATCGTGGATTCGATGACCGGCCAGGATGCGGTAAACACGGCCAAAGAATTTAATGAAACCATCAATTATGATGGTGTTGTACTTACCAAGCTTGATGGTGACACCCGCGGCGGGGCGGCCCTTTCAATTAAGAAGGTGGTCCAAAAACCGATCAAGTTTGTAAGCACCGGCGAAAAGCTGGATGCCCTTGCTCCATTCTATCCCGAGCGAATGTCGAAACGAATCCTCGGTATGGGTGATGTGGTATCATTGGTGGAGAAGGCACAAAAAGAATTTGATGAAGAAGAAGCACAAAAGCTGCAGAAAAAGATTAAGTCGGATGAGTTTGATCTCGATGACTTTTATCAGCAGCTGCAGCAAGTGAAAGGTATGGGTAATATCCAGGATCTGGTTGGGATGATTCCCGGCGCTGGAAAAGCCCTGCAAGAAGCAGACACTGAAATTGATGAAGACTCCTTCAAGCCTATTGAGGCAATCATTTGCTCAATGACTCCGGAAGAGAAGCACAATCCGGATATTTTAAACGCCACGCGAAAACGCCGAATCGCCAAAGGTTCCGGGACACGCGTTTCGGATATCAACGATCTGTTAAAGCAGTTTGAACAGATGAAGAAGATGATGAAGTCGTTCTCGGGTATGGGCAAGATGGGCAAATTGATGCAAGGTATGAAGGGAATGAAAGGAAATTTACCATTTGGTTAA